A section of the Styela clava chromosome 9, kaStyClav1.hap1.2, whole genome shotgun sequence genome encodes:
- the LOC120339294 gene encoding uncharacterized protein LOC120339294 — protein sequence MKREMSKPKRQSGNVHLKQNPSSKGENNEITFVILPRGAELPRLSSQQLPHTQQQRRAIGSRLKSNSISDKSDFSSSVSSSDETMSGCSYAGAGFHSPPNAELLPSPPMHWMSGGQPTSHSVAINFQLNQALSVAALTSHIKGLLKVPAQA from the coding sequence ATGAAGCGAGAAATGTCAAAGCCGAAAAGACAAAGTGGCAATGTCCACTTAAAGCAAAATCCTTCTTCAAAAGgagaaaacaatgaaataacgTTCGTTATACTTCCGCGAGGAGCAGAGCTCCCTCGGTTATCTTCACAACAATTACCTCACACTCAGCAACAAAGGCGAGCAATTGGTTCTCGATTGAAAAGTAACAGCATTTCAGATAAATCGGACTTCAGCTCTAGCGTTTCATCATCTGATGAAACAATGTCAGGTTGTAGTTATGCGGGAGCTGGATTTCACTCCCCTCCCAATGCAGAACTACTTCCATCACCACCCATGCACTGGATGAGCGGTGGCCAACCTACCTCTCACTCTGTGGCAATCAACTTCCAGTTAAACCAAGCGCTTTCCGTTGCTGCCTTGACTTCACATATCAAAGGACTTTTGAAAGTTCCAGCCCAAGCATGA